A region of Candidatus Eisenbacteria bacterium DNA encodes the following proteins:
- the bamA gene encoding outer membrane protein assembly factor BamA: MNVTQQGRFRLNRNLTSLVVLCMLLLAPAASFCADVFKPVYVSEIEFEGNRVFSDSKLKKVMKTRERSILRPFRENAFRKDFLQTDIESIIGLYSRHGYLKTKVDSQSVERIKKGRAVSILLWISEGPRTMVAGVRIEGASALREQKLTKGLRLKKGVPFDPTALETDKLKILERYAEAGYIYATVLDNTVFEGNLASVFYIVREGIQVRTGNIVVEGNKATAERLVRREVTLKRGDVLRRSELIKTQQYIYDSELYSDVQISTVNVDTMPPVADLLILVKERKLGWVGGGIGYGSSDQLKVFSDWGHRNLFGSGKRLFTSASFAFGRRLFEQGEAVLDASRFDVGIVEPWLFHTRTAGQAVLYREYKREVSFSQEFTGFTFTVKRNISSVTKAFLSYDNRWVHTTDPTAIRREYVTRSLYLSGVRDSRDDVFDPGTGSLEEASWKVSGGVLGGNYNFHRVSAAASRYSPVRGKILAVRVKAGFAEPFGARQGASPLDRIPFEERFRTGGSTSIRGYVEDDELGPRDSAGDVVGGRVLLLTNVEVRFPLFWRLSGALFLDGGNVWRNPSDIKLTNFDPGRTSTEDSDYRYSFGGGIRVRTPVGPIRVDYGRKLRLSSRDGDDRGQFHISLGQAF; encoded by the coding sequence GTGAACGTGACACAGCAGGGGCGGTTTCGTCTGAATAGAAATCTCACCTCCCTGGTAGTTCTCTGCATGCTTCTCCTCGCGCCGGCCGCCTCCTTTTGTGCCGACGTCTTCAAACCCGTCTACGTGTCAGAGATAGAATTCGAAGGCAATCGAGTCTTCTCTGATTCGAAACTGAAGAAAGTCATGAAAACAAGGGAGCGCTCGATTCTGAGGCCCTTCAGAGAGAATGCGTTCAGAAAGGACTTTCTCCAGACCGACATCGAGTCAATAATCGGATTGTACAGCAGACACGGTTATCTCAAGACGAAGGTCGATTCGCAAAGCGTCGAGAGAATCAAGAAGGGCAGGGCCGTCTCGATTCTTCTGTGGATATCCGAAGGGCCGAGGACGATGGTCGCGGGCGTGCGAATCGAGGGAGCGTCAGCTCTGCGCGAACAGAAACTTACCAAGGGACTGCGTCTCAAGAAGGGAGTGCCGTTCGATCCGACGGCCCTCGAGACCGATAAGCTCAAGATCCTCGAAAGATACGCGGAGGCCGGCTACATATATGCGACCGTACTTGACAACACGGTGTTCGAGGGAAACCTGGCCAGCGTATTCTACATCGTGAGGGAAGGAATCCAGGTAAGAACGGGCAACATTGTGGTTGAGGGGAACAAGGCCACGGCGGAGCGGCTTGTCAGAAGAGAGGTGACGCTCAAGAGGGGCGACGTCTTGAGGCGCTCGGAACTGATCAAGACGCAGCAGTACATCTACGACTCCGAGCTATATTCCGACGTGCAGATATCGACCGTCAACGTGGACACCATGCCGCCGGTGGCGGATCTGCTGATTCTTGTCAAGGAACGCAAGCTTGGGTGGGTCGGAGGTGGTATCGGTTACGGGTCCAGCGACCAGCTGAAGGTTTTTAGTGACTGGGGACACAGGAATCTCTTCGGCAGTGGAAAGAGGCTCTTCACGTCCGCCAGCTTTGCTTTTGGAAGGAGACTATTCGAACAGGGAGAGGCCGTTCTGGATGCATCGCGGTTTGACGTTGGTATTGTGGAACCGTGGCTTTTCCACACCAGGACCGCGGGACAGGCCGTGCTTTACAGAGAGTACAAGAGAGAGGTTTCCTTCAGTCAGGAGTTCACTGGTTTCACCTTCACGGTGAAGAGGAACATTTCTTCTGTCACGAAGGCCTTCCTCAGCTACGACAACAGATGGGTTCACACCACTGATCCGACTGCAATCAGGAGGGAATACGTTACACGAAGCCTTTATCTGTCAGGCGTGAGGGACAGCAGGGACGACGTGTTCGACCCGGGTACGGGCTCGTTGGAAGAGGCGTCATGGAAGGTGTCGGGTGGAGTCCTGGGAGGCAACTACAATTTCCACAGGGTTTCTGCCGCCGCGAGCCGGTACTCACCGGTGAGAGGCAAGATACTGGCAGTGCGGGTCAAGGCCGGCTTCGCCGAGCCTTTCGGGGCGAGGCAAGGTGCCAGTCCGTTGGATAGGATTCCTTTCGAAGAGAGATTCAGAACCGGCGGTTCCACTTCGATAAGAGGATACGTGGAGGATGACGAACTTGGACCCAGGGATTCCGCCGGGGACGTGGTGGGAGGAAGGGTCCTCCTGTTGACCAATGTGGAGGTACGATTCCCACTGTTCTGGAGGCTCTCCGGCGCTCTTTTTCTTGACGGAGGTAACGTCTGGAGGAATCCTTCCGACATCAAGCTAACTAATTTTGATCCCGGACGGACGTCGACGGAGGATTCGGACTACAGGTACTCTTTCGGCGGCGGCATTAGAGTTAGGACGCCGGTGGGTCCGATAAGAGTAGACTACGGTAGAAAGTTGAGACTTTCGTCTCGTGACGGCGACGACAGGGGGCAGTTTCACATCAGCCTCGGCCAGGCTTTCTGA
- a CDS encoding glycosyltransferase family 4 protein, which yields MRVLFVDSGRSWRGGQYQVLNLGTELHKRGHEVLLVCQRKSPLQLKWRERGLLGEATRIRSDLDVKSWFRLAGILRAFEPAVVHAHTGHSHAVALGASFIHDVNALVVTRRVASPIRRTFLNRMKYSRFVTRFVAISSSVAKTLEDAGVSPERISVIPSSVRIETSEGEESRLETRSKLGLSEEDFVVLNVGRLSAEKRQETVLEVAAVASEKVARAKFIVVGEGRLRGRLERRARELGVEEQVRFLGFREDVPRLMRIADVFLFPSVSEGLGTSVLEAMAAGVPVVASRTGGIVEIVEDGATGFLAEPDDVDSMAEAVVRLAGEPELSGAMSARARVVAKDHSFARSGESHEKLYHELAG from the coding sequence ATGCGGGTTCTCTTCGTCGACAGCGGACGTTCATGGCGAGGCGGGCAATACCAGGTCCTGAACCTCGGAACGGAGCTTCATAAGAGAGGCCACGAAGTCCTGCTCGTGTGTCAGAGGAAGAGCCCCCTTCAGCTCAAGTGGAGAGAACGGGGCCTTCTCGGTGAAGCCACGCGCATAAGGAGTGACCTGGACGTGAAGTCGTGGTTCCGCTTGGCTGGGATCCTTCGAGCGTTCGAACCTGCCGTCGTCCATGCGCACACGGGTCACTCGCACGCGGTGGCGTTGGGGGCGAGCTTCATTCACGACGTCAACGCGCTGGTGGTGACGAGAAGGGTCGCCAGTCCCATAAGGAGAACTTTTCTTAACAGGATGAAGTACTCGCGGTTCGTGACACGTTTTGTGGCGATCTCGTCCTCCGTCGCCAAGACGCTCGAGGACGCAGGCGTCTCTCCGGAGAGAATAAGCGTGATTCCAAGCAGCGTGAGGATCGAGACGAGTGAAGGAGAGGAGTCGCGTCTTGAGACGCGCTCGAAACTCGGCCTATCCGAAGAGGACTTCGTCGTACTGAACGTGGGGCGTCTCTCCGCGGAGAAGAGACAGGAGACTGTTCTGGAGGTGGCGGCAGTTGCCTCCGAGAAGGTAGCGAGGGCCAAGTTCATCGTCGTGGGTGAAGGTCGTCTCCGCGGTCGACTCGAAAGGCGCGCGAGAGAACTTGGGGTGGAGGAGCAGGTGAGATTCCTGGGATTCAGAGAAGACGTCCCCAGGCTGATGAGAATTGCGGACGTGTTTCTTTTTCCGTCGGTATCCGAGGGGTTGGGCACGTCTGTTCTGGAGGCCATGGCTGCGGGTGTCCCTGTTGTTGCATCTCGTACCGGCGGAATCGTCGAAATAGTCGAGGACGGTGCCACCGGGTTTCTTGCGGAGCCCGACGACGTGGATTCCATGGCGGAAGCCGTCGTCCGGTTGGCCGGAGAACCGGAGCTTTCCGGCGCGATGAGCGCCAGGGCCCGCGTCGTGGCAAAGGATCACTCGTTTGCGCGTTCCGGCGAATCGCACGAGAAGCTCTATCACGAGCTCGCGGGCTAG
- the rseP gene encoding RIP metalloprotease RseP produces the protein MLTIFAGALVLGVLMFVHEFGHFASAKALGVRVLKFSLGFGPELVGFSLRGTRYVIAALPVGGFVKMAGESPEAPERSGAPWEFYSKPWWARVIIAASGPAMNLFFAFLACGAMYLVGIRFLDFDSVVGRVEPSSVATQYGFADGDRVVEVNGVRVRTWSDFLGKVQKANDGSAVTIVVQREVKPGQNVRVKIPVKPQDRGKLLSELSPPSSPPIIGSVSIGLPAYERGLKVGDRIVSVDGTEVTSWEQLAVLIHERPDREVSLVVERAGRQFRRTVTPASQQIEGQGAIGLIGISPTGTTYGIVRAGGVRVVALAARGTAEMLAQTYSGLFKLVLRPRQLGKSIAGPVTIIQMSGDQARRGLGNLLYFIAFVSIALVVVNLLPIPIMDGGHVVFCVIEGIRGKALSMSKQIAFQRIGIAIVGTLIVFAFWVDFARIVQRGRATLGTPIEQKGGSPGERDTAGAVSSE, from the coding sequence ATGTTGACGATTTTCGCCGGCGCACTTGTATTGGGTGTTCTCATGTTTGTGCATGAGTTCGGTCATTTCGCAAGCGCCAAGGCGCTGGGCGTGCGAGTTCTGAAGTTTTCGCTGGGTTTCGGACCCGAACTCGTCGGATTCTCTCTGCGAGGGACGCGCTATGTCATCGCCGCCCTACCGGTGGGGGGATTTGTGAAGATGGCGGGTGAGAGTCCGGAGGCTCCCGAGAGGAGTGGGGCGCCGTGGGAGTTTTACTCGAAGCCGTGGTGGGCGCGCGTGATAATCGCCGCTTCCGGTCCGGCCATGAACCTTTTCTTTGCCTTTCTTGCGTGCGGCGCCATGTACCTCGTGGGCATCAGATTCCTGGACTTTGACAGCGTTGTCGGTCGCGTGGAACCGAGTTCCGTGGCCACTCAATACGGGTTTGCGGACGGCGACAGAGTGGTCGAGGTGAACGGTGTGCGGGTACGTACCTGGAGCGACTTCCTGGGGAAGGTACAGAAGGCGAACGACGGTTCCGCCGTCACCATAGTTGTGCAGAGAGAAGTCAAACCGGGACAGAACGTGCGAGTGAAAATCCCGGTGAAACCGCAGGACAGGGGCAAACTCCTCAGCGAACTGAGTCCTCCATCGAGCCCTCCGATCATCGGCTCGGTGAGCATCGGTCTTCCGGCGTACGAACGCGGTCTCAAGGTGGGCGATCGCATAGTGTCCGTGGACGGGACAGAGGTGACGAGCTGGGAACAATTGGCCGTCCTCATTCACGAAAGGCCCGACAGGGAGGTCTCGCTTGTCGTGGAACGAGCAGGAAGACAATTCCGGCGGACCGTGACGCCTGCGAGCCAGCAGATAGAGGGCCAGGGTGCGATAGGCTTGATAGGAATCTCGCCGACCGGCACGACTTACGGGATTGTCAGGGCAGGCGGTGTTCGAGTCGTCGCGTTGGCCGCTCGAGGCACTGCCGAGATGTTGGCTCAGACCTACTCGGGTCTTTTCAAGCTTGTGCTGAGGCCACGACAGTTGGGCAAGAGCATCGCCGGTCCCGTGACGATAATACAGATGTCCGGTGACCAGGCGCGTAGAGGACTTGGAAACCTTCTCTACTTCATAGCGTTTGTCAGCATTGCTCTTGTCGTCGTAAACCTGCTTCCAATTCCAATCATGGACGGGGGTCACGTAGTCTTCTGTGTAATAGAAGGAATCAGGGGAAAGGCCCTGAGCATGTCAAAGCAAATCGCGTTTCAAAGGATCGGAATCGCGATCGTAGGCACGCTCATTGTGTTTGCCTTTTGGGTAGACTTCGCCAGAATCGTTCAAAGGGGAAGGGCAACCTTGGGAACGCCGATTGAGCAGAAAGGTGGAAGCCCTGGTGAACGTGACACAGCAGGGGCGGTTTCGTCTGAATAG
- a CDS encoding glycosyltransferase family 2 protein translates to MREKLSVIIPTFNEAHNIAACLDSVLWADEVIVVDSFSTDSTAQICKNYGVRIFDHEYVNSASQKNWVLPQVSHTWVLIVDADERVTERLRDEILGLLEGGPGCDGYWIRRRNCFMGREIRHCGWERDKVLRFFDRTKGRYEEKHVHAEIALRGRAGFLGAHLLHDSYRDFSAYLTKLDRYSDWGAQDAAKGGRGRVVEKLLLRPPARFVRMYVFRLGFLDGIQGFMLCSLAAVSVFMKYAKLWKLTRGRH, encoded by the coding sequence GTGAGGGAGAAGCTGAGCGTGATAATCCCGACCTTCAATGAGGCGCACAATATTGCCGCTTGTTTGGATTCTGTTCTTTGGGCCGACGAGGTGATCGTGGTTGATTCTTTCAGCACGGATTCCACGGCGCAGATTTGTAAGAACTACGGCGTGAGGATATTCGACCACGAGTACGTGAATTCCGCGTCTCAGAAGAATTGGGTTTTGCCCCAGGTGTCGCACACGTGGGTGCTGATTGTTGACGCCGACGAGAGAGTGACGGAGCGCCTGCGCGACGAGATTCTGGGATTGCTGGAGGGCGGACCGGGATGCGACGGGTACTGGATAAGAAGGCGAAACTGCTTCATGGGAAGGGAAATCAGGCATTGCGGATGGGAGCGAGACAAAGTCCTGAGATTCTTCGACAGAACGAAGGGCCGCTATGAGGAAAAACACGTCCACGCGGAGATCGCACTCCGGGGCCGGGCGGGTTTTCTCGGAGCGCACCTGCTTCACGACAGTTACAGAGATTTTTCGGCCTATCTCACGAAGCTCGACAGGTACAGCGACTGGGGAGCCCAGGACGCCGCAAAGGGTGGGCGAGGTCGAGTGGTGGAGAAGCTTCTATTGAGACCTCCCGCCAGATTCGTGAGAATGTACGTATTTCGACTCGGGTTCTTGGACGGCATCCAGGGTTTCATGCTCTGCTCGCTGGCGGCCGTCAGTGTCTTCATGAAGTATGCGAAACTCTGGAAACTCACGCGGGGACGTCATTGA